A region from the Aegilops tauschii subsp. strangulata cultivar AL8/78 chromosome 5, Aet v6.0, whole genome shotgun sequence genome encodes:
- the LOC109770707 gene encoding nudix hydrolase 20, chloroplastic — protein MVAIATSFSAAAAVAVARRSSPAHLQLVARRRLPFCTAASSSTVPPAAAAGFGWADALRVASEFGVGDESDLSGYFQKVDICNRGMGNKGEFVEFMVEDQVVGYIHKGFTEHLRDFHDVFTIVSGSNGKNSVEHVTLHSSLRTPEDRTIAIGDVIKGLGELIPGIRNELYPVTSSYGMPVYFSLERAAAPYFGIKAYGVHMNGYIEKHGEKSLWIGKRSDVKQTYPGMLDHLVAGGLPYGISCKENIIKECEEEAGIPRSMSTNATSVGAISYMDINGFRYKRDVLFCYDLRLPVDFVPNNEDGEVDSFRLIPVPHAANIIRRTDFFKPNCNLVIIDFLFRHGYINPDCNGYLKLLTSLRSGDCS, from the exons ATGGTCGCCATCGCCACctccttctccgccgccgccgccgtcgccgtcgcccgccggAGCTCCCCGGCTCACCTCCAGCTCGtcgctcgccgccgcctcccgtTCTGCACAGCCGCCTCCTCATCCACCGTGCCACCTGCCGCTGCGGCGGGCTTTGGGTGGGCCGACGCCCTCCGAGTTGCCAGCGAATTCGGGGTCGGCGATGAGTCCGACCTTTCGGGATACTTCCAGAAGGTCGACATCTGCAACCGAGGAATG GGTAACAAGGGGGAGTTCGTGGAGTTCATGGTGGAGGATCAAGTGGTGGGATACATCCACAAGGG GTTTACTGAACACCTGAGGGACTTCCATGATGTTTTTACCATTGTCTCGGGCAGCAATGGCAAGAACAGTGTGGAGCATGTGACTCTCCACTCATCGCTCAGGACTCCAGAAGATCGAACAATCGCCATCGGAGATGTCATAAAAGGCCTAGGGGAACTCATTCCTGGTATACGAAATGAG CTCTATCCAGTAACCTCATCTTACGGCATGCCTGTGTACTTCTCTCTGGAACGTGCTGCTGCTCCCTACTTTGGTATAAAG GCTTATGGTGTTCATATGAAtgggtacatcgagaagcatggtGAAAAGTCTCTTTGGATTGGTAAGAGAAGTGATGTGAAGCAAACTTACCCTGGGATGCTAGATCATCTTGTTGCTGGTGGCCTG CCTTACGGAATCTCCTGTAAAGAGAATATCATCAAGGAATGTGAAGAGGAAGCAGGAATACCAAGATCCATGTCAACCAA CGCTACTTCTGTTGGAGCCATTTCTTACATGGATATCAATGGGTTTAGATACAAAAGGGATGTTCTGTTCTGCTATGACCTTAGACTTCCTGTAGATTTCGTTCCTAACAATGAAG ATGGAGAAGTTGATAGCTTCAGACTAATCCCGGTACCACATGCTGCAAACATTATACGGAGGACAGATTTTTTCAAGCCAAACTGCAACCTTGTGATCATTGACTTCCTCTTCCGTCATGG GTACATAAACCCAGACTGTAATGGGTACCTGAAGCTGCTGACAAGCTTGAGGAGTGGTGATTGTTCCTAG